The Triticum dicoccoides isolate Atlit2015 ecotype Zavitan chromosome 6A, WEW_v2.0, whole genome shotgun sequence genome has a window encoding:
- the LOC119319461 gene encoding histone H2A.1-like, with protein MAGRKGGDRKKAVTRSVKAGLQFPVGRIGRYLKKGRYAQRVGSGAPVYLAAVLEYLAAEVLELAGNAAKDNKKTRIIPRHLLLAVRNDQELGRLLAGVTIAHGGVIPNINSVLLPKKSPAAAEKEAKSPKKKKAAKSPKKKVAAKE; from the exons ATGGCCGGCAGGAAGGGCGGCGACAGGAAGAAGGCCGTGACCCGCTCCGTGAAGGCCGGGCTCCAGTTCCCCGTCGGCCGCATCGGGCGCTACCTCAAGAAGGGCCGCTACGCCCAGCGCGTCGGCTCCGGCGCCCCCGTCTACCTCGCCGCCGTCCTCGAGTACCTCGCCGCAGAG GTCCTGGAGCTCGCCGGCAACGCGGCCAAGGACAACAAGAAGACCCGAATCATCCCGCGCCACCTTCTTCTCGCCGTCCGCAACGACCAGGAGCTCGGCAGGCTGCTCGCCGGCGTCACCATCGCCCACGGCGGCGTGATCCCCAACATCAACTCcgtgctgctccccaagaagtcccccgccgccgccgagaaggaggccaagtcgcccaagaagaagaaggccgccaAGTCCCCCAAGAAGAAGGTCGCCGCCAAGGAGTAG